A genomic segment from Nicotiana tabacum cultivar K326 chromosome 7, ASM71507v2, whole genome shotgun sequence encodes:
- the LOC107777558 gene encoding cullin-associated NEDD8-dissociated protein 1 — protein sequence MANLTITNILEKMTGKDKDYRYMATSDLLNELNKEGFKLDVELEGKLSSTVLQQLDDAAGDVSGLAVKCLAPLAKKVSEQQILEMTNRLCDKLLNGKEQHRDIASIALKTIVSEVPSSSIAQSVLVSISPKLIKGITAPGMSTEIKCECLDILCDVLHKYGNLMASDHEALLTSLLPQLSSNQASVRKKTVSCIASLSSSLSDDLLAKATVEVVRLLSKKGSKSEMIRTNIQMIGALSRAVGYRFGPHLGETVPMLINYCTSASENDEELREYSLQALESFLLRCPRDISYYCDEILHLTLEYLSYDPNFTDNMEEDIDEEILDEEEDDESANEYTDDEDVSWKVRRAAAKCLAALIVTRPEMLSKLYEQACPKLIDRFKEREENVKMDVFSTFIELLRQTGNVTKGHTDLDESSPRWLLKQEVPKIVRSLNKQLREKSVKTKVGAFSVLKELVVVLPDCLAEHIGSLIPGIEKALCDKSSTSNLKIEALIFTRLVLASHSPPVFHPHIKAISSPVISAVGERYYKVTADALRVCGELVRVLRPNIEGSAFDFKPYVHPIYNAIMARLTNQDQDQEVKECAISCMGLVVSTFGDHLQAELSACLPVLVDRMGNEITRLTAVKAFAVIAASPLHLDLSCVIEQVISELTAFLRKANRALRQATLGTLNTLIVAYGDKIGSAAYEVIVMELSTLISDSDLHMTALALELCCTLMADRRSSANVGLTVRNKVLPQALTLVRSSLLQGQALLALQNFFAALVYSANTSFDTLLDSLLSTAKPSPQSGGVTKQALFSIAQCVAVLCLAAGDQKCSSTVNMLTDSLKDDSSTNSAKQHLALLCLGEIGRRKDLSSHAHIENIVIESFQSPFEEIKSAASYALGNIAVGNLPKYLPFILDKIDNQQKKQYLLLHSLKEVIVRQSVDNAEFQDSSVDKILNLLFNHCESDEEGVRNVVAECLGKIALIEPGKLVPALKERISNPAAFTRATVVIAVKYSIVERPEKIDEILSHEISSFLMLIKDKDRHVRRAAVLALSTAAHNKPNLIKGLLPELLPLLYDQTIIKKELIRTVDLGPFKHTVDDGLELRKAAFECVDTLLDTCLDQVNPSSFIVPYLQSGLDDHYDVKMPCHLILSKLADKCPSAVLAVLDSLVDPLQKTINFRPKQDAVKQEVDRNEDMIRSALRAIASLNRISGGDYSHKFKNLMGEIGKSQTLWEKYCSIRNE from the exons ATGGCAAATTTGACTATTACAAACATACTCGAGAAG ATGACGGGCAAGGACAAGGACTATAGATATATGGCGACTTCTGACTTGCTGAATGAGTTAAACAAGGAGGGGTTTAAGCTTGATGTTGAGCTTGAAGGGAAGTTATCAAGCACGGTTTTGCAGCAGCTTGATGATGCAGCCGGTGATGTTTCTGGATTGGCTGTGAAATG TCTTGCTCCATTGGCGAAGAAGGTTAGTGAGCAGCAAATTTTAGAGATGACTAATAGGCTTTGTGATAAACTTCTTAATGGAAAAGAACAACACCGGGATATTGCAAGCATAGCTTTGAAGACTATTGTTTCTGAAGTTCCTTCATCATCTATTGCTCAATCCGTCCTCGTCTCAATTTCACCAAAGTTAATAAAAGGGATCACTGCTCCG GGAATGAGCACTGAGATTAAGTGTGAATGTCTTGACATACTATGTGACGTTCTTCACAAGTACGGGAATCTGATGGCTTCTGATCATGAGGCATTGTTAACTTCGTTATTGCCCCAGTTGAGTTCCAATCAAGCCAGTGTTAGGAAGAAGACAGTCTCATGTATAG CATCTTTATCTTCGAGTTTGTCTGATGATTTGCTGGCAAAGGCGACTGTTGAAGTTGTTCGCCTTTTGAGCAAGAAGGGCTCAAAATCGGAGATGATACGAACTAACATTCAGATGATTGGGGCCTTAAG CCGTGCTGTTGGCTATCGTTTTGGTCCCCACCTCGGAGAGACAGTTCCAATGCTAATTAACTACTGTACAAGTGCATCTGAAAATGACGAGGAGCTTCGTGAATATAGTCTGCAG GCACTTGAGAGCTTTTTGCTAAGGTGTCCCCGGGATATTTCTTACTACTGTGATGAAATTTTGCACCTCACCCTGGAATATCTTAGCTATGACCCCAACTTCACCGACAATATGGAGGAAGATATTGATGAAGAAATTCTTGATGAAGAGGAAGATGA CGAGAGTGCTAATGAATACACTGACGATGAAGATGTCAGTTGGAAGGTTAGAAGAGCTGCTGCCAAATGCTTAGCAGCATTGATAGTTACTCGGCCTGAGATGCTATCAAAGCTGTATGAGCAG GCTTGTCCAAAGTTGATTGATAGGTttaaagaaagagaagagaatgTTAAG ATGGATGTGTTTAGTACATTCATTGAGCTGTTGCGACAAACGGGCAATGTAACAAAAGGACATACTGATCTGGATGAATCTAG TCCTAGATGGCTATTGAAGCAAGAAGTGCCCAAGATTGTTAGATCTTTAAATAAGCAGCTTCGGGAAAAATCTGTGAAGACAAAG GTTGGCGCCTTTTCAGTTTTGAAAGAACTTGTGGTCGTCCTTCCTGATTGCCTTGCAGAGCACATTGGATCCCTTATTCCTGGAATTGAGAAGGCATTATGT GACAAGTCTTCCACATCAAATTTAAAGATTGAAGCTCTCATATTTACAAGATTAGTGTTGGCATCACATTCACCACCTGTTTTCCACCCACATATTAAG GCCATATCTAGTCCTGTTATATCTGCTGTTGGTGAACGGTATTACAAGGTTACTGCAGATGCATTAAGAGTTTGTGGTGAGCTTGTGCGGGTATTACGGCCAAATATCGAG GGTTCCGCTTTTGATTTCAAACCCTATGTTCATCCAATATATAATGCCATAATGGCGCGTTTGACAAACCAAGATCAGGATCAG GAGGTTAAGGAGTGTGCAATTTCTTGCATGGGGCTCGTAGTTTCAACATTTGGTGATCACCTGCAAGCTGAATTATCTGCATGTCTTCCAGTTCTGGTGGACCGAATGGGCAATGAAATAACTAGACTGACAGCTGTCAAG GCTTTTGCTGTCATAGCTGCTTCTCCGTTGCACCTAGACCTTTCATGTGTCATCGAGCAAGTGATTTCTGAGTTAACCGCGTTCTTACGCAAG GCCAATCGGGCTCTCAGACAAGCTACTCTAGGGACCTTGAACACCCTCATCGTTGCTTATGGTGATAAAATTGGATCTGCTGCTTATGAAGTTATTGTTATGGAACTTTCTACACTAATAAG TGACTCAGACTTACACATGACGGCACTTGCGCTGGAGCTTTGCTGTACATTAATGGCTGACAGAAGGTCAAGCGCAAATGTGGGGTTGACTGTGAGAAATAAAGTTCTTCCTCAAGCCTTAACACTAGTGAGAAGTTCACTACTTCAGGGGCAAGCCCTTCTG GCTCTTCAAAACTTCTTCGCTGCATTGGTTTACTCTGCCAATACAAGCTTTGATACTTTACTGGATTCTCTCCTTTCAACTGCTAAACCATCTCCCCAGTCTGGCGGTGTTACCAAACAAGCTTTATTTTCCATTGCTCAATGTGTGGCAGTTCTTTGTCTTGCCGCTGGTGATCAGAAGTGTTCTTCTACTGTAAACATGTTGACAGACAGCCTGAAAGATGATAGTAGTACTAATTCG GCAAAGCAACATCTTGCGTTGCTATGTTTAGGGGAAATTGGAAGAAGGAAGGACTTAAGTTCACATGCCCATATCGAAAATATTGTCATTGAGTCCTTCCAATCACCTTTTGAAGAGATAAAGTCAGCTGCCTCTTATGCTCTTGGAAACATTGCTGTGGGTAATCTACCGAAGTACTTACCCTTTATCTTAGACAAAATTGATAATCAGCAGAAGAAGCAGTACCTACTGCTCCATTCTTTGAAAGAG GTCATAGTGAGACAGTCTGTAGATAATGCTGAATTCCAGGACTCAAGTGTGGATAAAATACTTAATTTGCTCTTTAATCATTGTGAAAGTGACGAAGAGGGTGTTCGGAATGTCGTAGCTGAGTGCCTGGGAAAAATTGCACTTATTGAACCTGGCAAACTCGTTCCAGCACTGAAG GAGCGGATTAGTAACCCAGCTGCATTCACCAGAGCGACTGTCGTAATTGCGGTGAAATATTCCATAGTTGAGCGGCCAGAGAAGATAGATGAAATCTTGTCTCATGAAATTTCATCTTTCTTGATGCTTATCAAGGATAAAGACCGG CACGTTAGGCGTGCAGCTGTCCTGGCCTTGAGTACTGCAGCTCATAACAAGCCTAACCTGATAAAGGGTCTTCTACCTGAACTCTTGCCACTTCTATATGATCAGACAATAATTAAG aaagaattgATAAGGACGGTTGATCTAGGTCCCTTCAAGCATACAGTTGATGATGGACTTGAACTGAGAAAGGCGGCTTTTGAATGTGTAGACACTTTGCTGGACACATGTCTTGATCAAGTGAATCCCTCATCTTTCATTGTTCCATATCTTCAATCTGGTCTGGATG atcattatgatgttaaaatgcCATGCCACCTTATCCTTTCTAAACTTGCTGATAAGTGCCCTTCAGCGGTATTAGCAG TTCTGGATTCTTTGGTGGATCCTCTGCAGAAAACAATAAATTTCAGACCAAAACAGGATGCTGTCAAGCAAGAAGTTGATCGCAACGAAGACATGATTCGAAGTGCCCTTCGAGCAATTGCATCTTTAAATCGTATCAG TGGAGGAGACTACAGCCACAAGTTCAAGAATCTAATGGGTGAAATTGGGAAGTCACAGACACTCTGGGAGAAGTATTGTTCTATCAGGAATGAGTGA